One segment of Patulibacter sp. SYSU D01012 DNA contains the following:
- a CDS encoding radical SAM protein — MSTLESTKRYHVTTFGCQMNEHDSERMRGMLESLGYDEAPSADDADLILFNTCSIRESADSRFVAHLGHAKRMKKERPGVVVGVGGCWAQSVKDEVFERFPFVDVAFGPGQINRLAEFLTSDDLSAQGYFEFEGFPAHLPTKRDRPFQAWVQIAVGCNLKCSYCIVPSTRGREASRPFEQLLDEVERLAADGVREVTLLGQNVNAYGRDLRTTDPLPEALLPFHAAAKRPTGRIAGVDDEAAAARPRPRTFAELLMAVSAVPGIERVRYTSPHPKDIREDVVAVHATVPEVCQHIHLPLQSGNTRILKRMRRTYDKQRFLDRVEMIRAQCPDIALTTDIIVGFPGETEEEFQDTLDVVERVGFDGAFTFIFSPRRGTEAAEMTDDFVPHPVKVERMERLVEAVQRHAKARTQRFVGRTLDVLIEGPSRNDPDVLRGRTSHNKVVNFTGFGEPGETVPVEITAATSQTLTGEMSLLARLGA; from the coding sequence ATGAGCACCCTGGAGTCCACGAAGCGGTACCACGTCACGACGTTCGGGTGCCAGATGAACGAGCACGACTCGGAGCGCATGCGCGGCATGCTCGAGTCGCTCGGCTACGACGAGGCGCCGTCCGCCGACGACGCCGACCTGATCCTCTTCAACACGTGCTCGATCCGGGAGTCGGCCGACTCGCGCTTCGTCGCGCACCTCGGGCACGCCAAGCGGATGAAGAAGGAGCGTCCCGGCGTCGTGGTCGGGGTCGGCGGGTGCTGGGCGCAGTCGGTCAAGGACGAGGTGTTCGAGCGCTTCCCGTTCGTGGACGTCGCCTTCGGTCCCGGCCAGATCAACCGCCTGGCCGAGTTCCTGACGTCGGACGACCTGTCGGCCCAGGGCTACTTCGAGTTCGAGGGCTTCCCCGCGCACCTGCCGACCAAGCGCGACCGGCCCTTCCAGGCGTGGGTGCAGATCGCCGTCGGCTGCAACCTGAAGTGCTCGTACTGCATCGTGCCCTCCACGCGCGGACGCGAGGCGTCGCGGCCGTTCGAGCAGCTGCTCGACGAGGTCGAGCGGCTCGCCGCCGACGGCGTCCGCGAGGTCACGCTGCTGGGGCAGAACGTCAACGCCTACGGTCGCGACCTGCGGACCACGGACCCGCTGCCCGAGGCGCTGCTGCCCTTCCACGCCGCCGCGAAGCGCCCCACCGGGCGCATCGCGGGCGTCGACGACGAGGCCGCCGCGGCGCGGCCCCGGCCGCGCACGTTCGCCGAGCTGCTGATGGCGGTCTCCGCCGTGCCGGGCATCGAGCGCGTCCGCTACACCTCGCCGCACCCGAAGGACATCCGCGAGGACGTCGTCGCCGTGCACGCCACGGTCCCCGAGGTCTGCCAGCACATCCACCTGCCGCTGCAGTCGGGCAACACGCGCATCCTCAAGCGGATGCGCCGCACGTACGACAAGCAGCGCTTCCTGGACCGCGTCGAGATGATCCGCGCGCAGTGCCCCGACATCGCGCTGACCACGGACATCATCGTCGGCTTCCCGGGCGAGACCGAGGAGGAGTTCCAGGACACGCTCGACGTCGTCGAGCGCGTCGGCTTCGACGGGGCGTTCACGTTCATCTTCTCGCCCCGCCGCGGCACCGAGGCCGCCGAGATGACGGACGACTTCGTCCCGCACCCGGTGAAGGTGGAGCGGATGGAGCGGCTGGTCGAGGCGGTCCAGCGCCACGCGAAGGCCCGCACGCAGCGGTTCGTCGGCCGCACGCTCGACGTCCTGATCGAGGGCCCGTCCCGCAACGACCCCGACGTCCTGCGCGGCCGCACGAGCCACAACAAGGTGGTCAACTTCACCGGCTTCGGCGAGCCGGGGGAGACCGTGCCCGTCGAGATCACCGCCGCCACCTCGCAGACGCTGACGGGCGAGATGTCGCTGCTCGCGCGCCTCGGCGCCTAG
- a CDS encoding regulatory protein RecX — MSPDRDPDPGADDLTEAREAPPQEPPSAEERLAHALKLAYRHLAKRDRTEAEVRAHLEKRGVDAASVDAAVGELLELEYLDDERYAQRYVEDRRRLEGWGHLRIADGLRRTGLPRPLVERALAADPHADDEHELAVEALDRRFAGRALADDRERQKGLRTLATKGFPLDTAYAAIRAYERRCADRDDG; from the coding sequence GTGAGCCCCGACCGGGATCCCGATCCCGGGGCGGACGACCTGACGGAGGCGCGGGAGGCGCCTCCGCAGGAGCCGCCCAGCGCCGAGGAGCGCCTGGCCCACGCGCTGAAGCTCGCGTATCGCCACCTCGCCAAGCGCGACCGGACGGAGGCCGAGGTCCGCGCGCACCTGGAGAAGCGCGGGGTGGACGCCGCGTCGGTCGACGCCGCCGTCGGCGAGCTGCTCGAGCTCGAGTACCTCGACGACGAGCGCTACGCCCAGCGGTACGTCGAGGACCGCCGCCGCCTCGAGGGGTGGGGGCACCTGCGGATCGCCGACGGCCTGCGCCGCACCGGCCTGCCGCGGCCGCTCGTCGAGCGCGCCCTGGCCGCCGACCCGCACGCCGACGACGAGCACGAGCTGGCGGTCGAGGCCCTCGACCGCCGCTTCGCCGGCCGGGCGCTCGCCGACGACCGCGAGCGGCAGAAGGGCCTGCGCACGCTCGCGACGAAGGGCTTCCCGCTCGACACCGCGTACGCGGCGATCCGCGCGTACGAGCGGCGCTGCGCCGACCGCGACGACGGCTGA
- the recA gene encoding recombinase RecA, translating into MAAKETEATAKARDAALQGALQQIERQYGKGTVMRMGEEGAHSRVDVVPTGALSLDLALGVGGVPRGRVVEIYGPESSGKTTLVYHIMAEAQKKGGVCAFIDVEHAMDPVYAQKIGLDIDELLVSQPDYGEQALEIADMLVRSGAVDVVAVDSVAALTPRAELEGQMGDTTVGLQARMMSQAMRKLTGNLNRTNTLCIFTNQIREKVGVMFGSPETQPGGRALKFYSSQRLDIRRIETIKDGTDAVANRVRVKVVKNKVAPPFKQAEFDIEFGKGISTSGCLIDLGIEHGVVQKSGSFFSFNGERLAQGRTNAKAYLDEHQEIAGEIERLIYEKLDMVQPGATPAAKDAEPAGVA; encoded by the coding sequence ATGGCCGCCAAGGAGACCGAGGCGACGGCGAAGGCCCGCGACGCCGCCCTGCAGGGAGCCCTGCAGCAGATCGAACGGCAGTACGGCAAGGGCACCGTGATGCGCATGGGCGAGGAGGGCGCGCACTCGCGCGTCGACGTCGTCCCGACGGGCGCGCTCTCGCTCGACCTCGCCCTCGGCGTCGGCGGCGTGCCGCGCGGCCGCGTCGTCGAGATCTACGGACCGGAGTCGTCGGGCAAGACGACGCTCGTGTACCACATCATGGCCGAGGCCCAGAAGAAGGGCGGGGTCTGCGCGTTCATCGACGTCGAGCACGCGATGGACCCGGTCTACGCCCAGAAGATCGGCCTGGACATCGACGAGCTGCTCGTCTCGCAGCCCGACTACGGCGAGCAGGCGCTCGAGATCGCCGACATGCTCGTGCGCTCCGGCGCCGTCGACGTCGTCGCGGTCGACTCCGTCGCGGCGCTGACGCCGCGGGCCGAGCTCGAGGGGCAGATGGGCGACACGACCGTCGGCCTGCAGGCGCGGATGATGAGCCAGGCGATGCGCAAGCTCACCGGCAACCTGAACCGCACGAACACGCTCTGCATCTTCACGAACCAGATCCGCGAGAAGGTCGGCGTGATGTTCGGCTCGCCGGAGACGCAGCCGGGCGGTCGCGCGCTGAAGTTCTACAGCTCGCAGCGCCTGGACATCCGCCGCATCGAGACGATCAAGGACGGCACGGACGCGGTCGCCAACCGCGTGCGCGTCAAGGTCGTGAAGAACAAGGTCGCGCCGCCCTTCAAGCAGGCCGAGTTCGACATCGAGTTCGGCAAGGGCATCTCGACCTCGGGCTGCCTGATCGACCTCGGCATCGAGCACGGCGTGGTGCAGAAGTCCGGCTCGTTCTTCTCGTTCAACGGCGAGCGCCTGGCGCAGGGCCGCACGAACGCGAAGGCGTACCTGGACGAGCACCAGGAGATCGCCGGCGAGATCGAGCGGCTCATCTACGAGAAGCTCGACATGGTGCAGCCGGGCGCGACGCCGGCCGCCAAGGACGCGGAGCCCGCCGGGGTGGCGTGA
- a CDS encoding competence/damage-inducible protein A, which produces MTAPRAVVLVTGTEVLGGWISDRNGPWLAGRLGALGVEHVATTVVGDRPEDLRAELEHARDRGIDLVVTSGGLGPTEDDLTAQIVAEFSGRPLALDAELEARIWAILEPMSRRWTGISEDAVRAANRKQALVPAGATVLEPVGTAPGLVVPPTDDDPARHRTPTVVVMPGPPPELQAMWAATEDLPAFRDAIRGAVDFREQTLRLYGIPESELANTMRAAREEGVGVDRLEITTCARRGELEVVTRWTPEREDDARAFAAFVADRHADTLFSADGRSVDELVTDLLVERGWLAATAESCTGGLLAGRLTDRAGSSRVVAGGIVAYANAVKERALGVDAALLREHGAVSAPVADAMAVGALRAVGADVAVSTTGVAGPGGGTDEKPVGTVFVAVRTADGGGLVRRLRLPGDRAAVRDRTTTAALHLLRRVLLGESDPA; this is translated from the coding sequence ATGACCGCGCCGCGCGCCGTCGTCCTCGTCACCGGCACCGAGGTGCTCGGCGGCTGGATCTCCGACCGCAACGGCCCGTGGCTCGCCGGCCGCCTCGGCGCCCTGGGCGTCGAGCACGTCGCCACGACCGTGGTCGGCGATCGGCCGGAGGACCTGCGCGCCGAGCTCGAGCACGCCCGCGACCGCGGGATCGACCTGGTCGTGACGTCCGGCGGCCTGGGGCCGACCGAGGACGACCTGACCGCGCAGATCGTCGCCGAGTTCAGCGGCCGTCCGCTGGCGCTCGACGCGGAGCTCGAGGCCCGCATCTGGGCGATCCTCGAGCCGATGTCGCGGCGCTGGACGGGCATCAGCGAGGACGCCGTCCGGGCCGCGAACCGCAAGCAGGCGCTCGTGCCCGCCGGCGCGACCGTGCTCGAGCCCGTGGGCACCGCGCCCGGGCTCGTCGTGCCTCCGACGGACGACGATCCGGCGCGCCACCGCACGCCCACCGTCGTCGTCATGCCCGGGCCGCCGCCGGAGCTCCAGGCGATGTGGGCCGCCACGGAGGACCTGCCGGCCTTCCGCGACGCGATCCGCGGCGCCGTCGACTTCCGCGAGCAGACCCTGCGCCTGTACGGGATCCCGGAGTCCGAGCTGGCGAACACGATGCGCGCCGCCCGCGAGGAGGGCGTCGGCGTCGACCGGCTCGAGATCACGACGTGCGCGCGACGCGGCGAGCTCGAGGTCGTCACGCGCTGGACCCCGGAGCGCGAGGACGACGCGCGGGCGTTCGCCGCCTTCGTCGCGGACCGCCACGCCGACACCCTCTTCTCGGCGGACGGGCGCAGCGTCGACGAGCTCGTCACGGACCTGCTCGTCGAGCGCGGCTGGCTCGCCGCCACCGCCGAGTCGTGCACGGGCGGCCTGCTCGCCGGACGCCTGACCGACCGCGCGGGCTCCTCGCGCGTCGTCGCGGGCGGGATCGTCGCCTACGCGAACGCGGTCAAGGAGCGCGCGCTCGGCGTCGACGCCGCGCTGCTGCGCGAGCACGGCGCCGTCTCCGCGCCCGTCGCCGACGCGATGGCGGTCGGCGCGCTCCGGGCGGTCGGGGCGGACGTCGCCGTCTCGACGACCGGCGTCGCCGGGCCCGGCGGCGGCACGGACGAGAAGCCGGTCGGGACCGTCTTCGTCGCGGTGCGGACCGCGGACGGCGGCGGCCTGGTGCGCCGCCTGCGCCTGCCGGGCGACCGCGCCGCCGTACGCGACCGCACGACGACGGCCGCGCTCCACCTGCTGCGCCGCGTCCTGCTCGGCGAGTCCGACCCCGCCTGA
- a CDS encoding helix-turn-helix domain-containing protein has product MAEIGATLREARMRAGIDIAEVESRTKIRAKYLRALENEEWSLLPGPTFVKSFLRTYAETLGLDAKLLVEEYKFRHEPYESAGAPARRRAGAGGPTSRGVRRGGRGGRRGGGAFGPPKRTNLLPLLLLIVLIAGAVYAVYRVSKKEDAPPSSSAPAATTPAKQPASEADAEARRAARAKARKVVRLRVAAPRSRSVYVCVRDARGRAVVNARTLEAGERTRTYDSQRFQIALNTAGARVTDGGKRLSLKADARGVVAYEITKGRARRLPEGRRPSCTR; this is encoded by the coding sequence ATGGCAGAGATCGGCGCCACCCTGCGCGAGGCGCGAATGCGCGCGGGGATCGACATCGCGGAGGTCGAGTCGCGGACGAAGATCCGCGCGAAGTACCTGCGGGCGCTCGAGAACGAGGAGTGGAGCCTGCTGCCCGGCCCGACGTTCGTCAAGAGCTTCCTCCGCACCTACGCGGAGACGCTCGGGCTCGACGCCAAGCTGCTCGTCGAGGAGTACAAGTTCCGCCACGAGCCGTACGAGAGCGCCGGCGCGCCCGCCCGTCGCCGCGCCGGCGCCGGCGGTCCGACCTCGCGCGGGGTCCGGCGCGGGGGTCGCGGCGGTCGCCGCGGGGGCGGCGCGTTCGGGCCGCCCAAGCGCACGAACCTCCTGCCGCTGCTGCTCCTGATCGTCCTGATCGCGGGCGCGGTCTACGCCGTGTACCGCGTGTCGAAGAAGGAGGACGCCCCGCCGTCCTCGTCCGCGCCCGCGGCCACGACGCCCGCGAAGCAGCCCGCGTCCGAGGCCGACGCCGAGGCGCGCCGCGCCGCACGGGCGAAGGCCCGCAAGGTCGTCCGGCTGCGGGTCGCCGCGCCGCGCAGCCGTTCCGTCTACGTCTGCGTGCGCGACGCCCGGGGCCGCGCGGTCGTCAACGCCCGGACGCTCGAGGCCGGGGAGCGCACGCGCACCTACGACTCGCAGCGCTTCCAGATCGCGCTGAACACCGCCGGCGCCCGGGTCACGGACGGCGGCAAGCGCCTGTCGCTGAAGGCCGACGCGCGCGGCGTCGTGGCGTACGAGATCACGAAGGGGCGGGCGCGGCGGCTCCCGGAGGGCCGCCGGCCCTCGTGCACGCGATGA
- a CDS encoding DNA translocase FtsK, with the protein MSSRTRTPARSAPSPKAPKGGKGASPRGAAPGGKGGAGAFSPRGPLEQRQFDQIGLGLVALAVFLVFLMYLGSWGGAVGDALVDGLRTLFGQVAYLTPPLVAATGLMLILRPLLPALRPFRLGGVLLVLAMLLMLASGTFGLGGGGGRDALWSADVVRPRGGVLGDAMYWAISSLLGAIGAHVVGVTMLLAGVLLLTGASIASLVARTGEGLKQTTTAFRRQPGPDDDVLEIPVAPRRRAAARPATAEEDAVPARRRPTPPKAADGDDDADEAEAPEFALPPRRRRPAGPPEPTTGEEIAASRGDEVVASRGEGVRASRGPGRPTPELDGALRYPDLFGEDGPARLDLPTPAPATRAGGAAAPPAGATPPPSDAGHVPPPEEPAGDHPFDDTTGEPTVEPPTVVTPPARASRPPAPADEAPDGDADERPSLQELRERQPMPGEHDAPEEGYVLPDPAVLKHSAPDQLRPDTAGQAETAAALVEALANFKVDAQVIGTIAGPHITRYELRLAPGIKMSKVAQLKDDLAYALAATDIRILAPVPGKTAVGVEVPNKRRRIVHLGDVYGDPPGDASPLTVWLGKDVSGAPVYADLAKMPHMLVAGTTGAGKSGCVNAMLSSILLHATPDDVRLVLVDPKQVELNHYEAVPHLLTPVITSPKMAANALQNLVREMEWRYGVMSVKKTRNLPELNRVRVEEGDEPLPYVLCVIDELADLMMVAPADVEDAIIRIAQKARAVGIHLVLATQSPRVDVITGMIKANVPSRIAFSVSSQTDSRVILDQNGAESLLGRGDMLFNPVGSSKLTRIQGAYIDESEIAALTEHWARQGEPDLREDLLEATDDEEPQDDGDGDGMDADEDPLLADAIELVVEMGAASTSGLQRRLRVGYTRAGRLVDMMERRGIVSGFEGSKARQVLVSPMDLPRILQALRGGGGSDGAGDPAADAAAAPEAPHAPPTGDDTDDRTGEHAAIGSGGE; encoded by the coding sequence ATGAGCAGCCGCACCCGCACCCCTGCCCGCAGCGCCCCGTCCCCGAAGGCCCCGAAGGGCGGCAAGGGCGCGTCCCCACGCGGGGCGGCGCCCGGCGGGAAGGGCGGGGCCGGGGCGTTCTCGCCGCGCGGCCCGCTCGAGCAGCGGCAGTTCGACCAGATCGGCCTGGGGCTCGTCGCCCTGGCCGTCTTCCTCGTCTTCCTGATGTACCTGGGGTCGTGGGGCGGCGCGGTCGGCGACGCCCTCGTCGACGGCCTGCGCACCCTCTTCGGCCAGGTCGCGTACCTGACCCCGCCGCTCGTCGCGGCGACCGGGCTGATGCTCATCCTGCGCCCGCTGCTCCCGGCGCTGCGCCCGTTCCGCCTGGGCGGCGTGCTGCTCGTGCTCGCGATGCTGCTCATGCTCGCCAGCGGCACGTTCGGCCTGGGCGGCGGCGGGGGCCGCGACGCGCTGTGGAGCGCCGACGTCGTGCGCCCCCGCGGCGGCGTCCTGGGCGACGCGATGTACTGGGCGATCTCGAGCCTGCTCGGCGCGATCGGCGCCCACGTCGTCGGCGTCACGATGCTGCTGGCCGGCGTGCTGCTGCTGACCGGCGCGTCCATCGCGTCGCTCGTGGCGCGCACCGGCGAGGGGCTCAAGCAGACCACGACCGCGTTCCGCCGCCAGCCCGGCCCGGACGACGACGTGCTCGAGATCCCCGTCGCGCCGCGCCGCCGCGCCGCCGCCCGGCCCGCCACGGCGGAGGAGGACGCCGTCCCCGCCCGCCGCCGTCCCACGCCGCCGAAGGCCGCGGACGGGGACGACGACGCCGACGAGGCCGAGGCGCCCGAGTTCGCCCTGCCGCCGCGGCGCCGCCGGCCCGCGGGACCGCCCGAGCCCACGACGGGCGAGGAGATCGCCGCCTCGCGCGGGGACGAGGTCGTGGCCTCGCGCGGCGAGGGCGTGCGAGCCAGCCGCGGCCCTGGCCGCCCGACGCCCGAGCTCGACGGCGCGCTGCGCTACCCCGACCTGTTCGGCGAGGACGGCCCCGCCCGCCTCGACCTGCCGACCCCGGCCCCGGCGACGCGGGCCGGCGGGGCCGCCGCGCCCCCGGCCGGCGCGACGCCGCCGCCGTCCGACGCCGGCCACGTCCCGCCGCCCGAGGAGCCCGCGGGCGACCACCCCTTCGACGACACGACGGGGGAGCCGACCGTCGAGCCGCCGACCGTCGTCACGCCGCCCGCGCGGGCGTCCCGCCCGCCGGCCCCGGCGGACGAGGCCCCCGACGGCGACGCGGACGAGCGCCCCAGCCTGCAGGAGCTGCGCGAGCGCCAGCCCATGCCCGGCGAGCACGACGCGCCCGAGGAGGGCTACGTCCTGCCCGACCCCGCCGTCCTGAAGCACTCGGCACCCGACCAGCTGCGCCCGGACACGGCGGGGCAGGCCGAGACCGCCGCCGCGCTCGTCGAGGCGCTGGCGAACTTCAAGGTCGACGCGCAGGTCATCGGCACGATCGCCGGCCCGCACATCACCCGCTACGAGCTGCGCCTGGCGCCCGGCATCAAGATGTCGAAGGTCGCCCAGCTCAAGGACGACCTGGCGTACGCGCTCGCCGCGACCGACATCCGCATCCTGGCCCCGGTGCCCGGCAAGACCGCCGTCGGCGTCGAGGTGCCGAACAAGCGCCGGCGCATCGTCCACCTGGGCGACGTCTACGGCGATCCGCCCGGCGACGCGAGCCCGCTCACCGTGTGGCTCGGCAAGGACGTCTCGGGCGCCCCGGTCTACGCGGACCTGGCGAAGATGCCGCACATGCTCGTGGCCGGCACGACCGGCGCGGGCAAGTCGGGCTGCGTCAACGCGATGCTCTCGTCGATCCTGCTGCACGCCACGCCGGACGACGTGCGCCTGGTGCTCGTCGACCCCAAGCAGGTCGAGCTCAACCACTACGAGGCCGTGCCGCACCTGCTGACGCCGGTCATCACCAGCCCGAAGATGGCGGCGAACGCGCTGCAGAACCTCGTGCGCGAGATGGAGTGGCGCTACGGCGTCATGTCCGTGAAGAAGACGCGCAACCTGCCCGAGCTCAACCGCGTGCGCGTCGAGGAGGGCGACGAGCCGCTGCCGTACGTCCTGTGCGTGATCGACGAGCTCGCCGACCTGATGATGGTCGCGCCGGCCGACGTCGAGGACGCGATCATCCGCATCGCCCAGAAGGCGCGCGCGGTCGGCATCCACCTCGTGCTCGCCACGCAGTCCCCGCGCGTGGACGTCATCACGGGCATGATCAAGGCGAACGTGCCGTCGCGGATCGCGTTCTCCGTCTCCTCGCAGACGGACTCGCGCGTCATCCTCGACCAGAACGGCGCCGAGTCGCTCCTGGGCCGCGGCGACATGCTCTTCAACCCGGTCGGCTCGTCGAAGCTGACCCGCATCCAGGGCGCGTACATCGACGAGAGCGAGATCGCCGCGCTGACCGAGCACTGGGCGCGTCAGGGCGAGCCGGACCTGCGCGAGGACCTGCTCGAGGCCACGGACGACGAGGAGCCGCAGGACGACGGGGACGGCGACGGCATGGACGCGGACGAGGATCCGCTGCTGGCCGACGCCATCGAGCTGGTCGTCGAGATGGGCGCCGCGTCCACGTCGGGCCTGCAGCGCCGACTGCGCGTGGGGTACACCCGCGCCGGCCGCCTGGTGGACATGATGGAGCGCCGCGGGATCGTCTCGGGCTTCGAGGGCTCGAAGGCGCGCCAGGTGCTCGTGTCGCCCATGGACCTGCCGCGGATCCTGCAGGCGCTGCGCGGCGGCGGCGGATCGGATGGCGCCGGCGACCCCGCCGCCGACGCTGCGGCCGCGCCCGAGGCCCCGCACGCCCCGCCGACCGGGGACGACACGGACGACCGCACGGGCGAGCACGCCGCGATCGGGTCGGGCGGCGAGTGA
- a CDS encoding YigZ family protein has product MSGAHLVLAGDGDVTAEIEVKRSRFLAVLRRTEDEEAARALVAELRRAHHAARHHCSAWILGADRQRRRSNDDGEPSGTAGAPMLAVLDGAVRDVAGEDLALSDVTAVVVRWFGGTLLGAGGLVRAYGDAVQAALDGAPLAVRRPRALVRIPVGHERAGAAEHALRGTDAVVTDVAYGAEGVTLTVAVDDAPSAQDRLAAWCAEHRLASAAAGTAWVDAPLP; this is encoded by the coding sequence GTGAGCGGCGCCCACCTCGTGCTCGCCGGCGACGGCGACGTGACCGCGGAGATCGAGGTCAAGCGCAGCCGCTTCCTCGCCGTCCTGCGCCGCACGGAGGACGAGGAGGCCGCCCGCGCCCTCGTCGCCGAGCTGCGCCGCGCGCACCACGCGGCGCGCCACCACTGCTCCGCCTGGATCCTGGGCGCGGACCGGCAGCGCCGGCGCTCGAACGACGACGGCGAGCCGTCCGGCACCGCCGGCGCCCCGATGCTGGCGGTGCTCGACGGGGCCGTGCGCGACGTCGCGGGGGAGGACCTGGCGCTCTCCGACGTGACGGCCGTCGTCGTGCGCTGGTTCGGCGGCACGCTGCTCGGCGCCGGCGGGCTGGTGCGCGCGTACGGCGACGCCGTGCAGGCGGCGCTCGACGGCGCGCCGCTCGCCGTCCGCCGGCCGCGGGCCCTCGTGCGGATCCCGGTCGGGCACGAGCGCGCCGGCGCCGCCGAGCACGCGCTGCGCGGCACGGACGCGGTCGTCACCGACGTCGCCTACGGGGCGGAGGGCGTCACCCTGACCGTCGCGGTCGACGACGCCCCGAGCGCGCAGGACCGGCTGGCCGCCTGGTGCGCCGAGCACCGCCTGGCGTCCGCGGCCGCCGGGACCGCGTGGGTCGACGCGCCGCTGCCCTGA
- a CDS encoding sugar phosphate isomerase/epimerase family protein, whose product MTDGLSYAVHAYAWTSSWSSDDLPLVDHAAELGLDAIEIPLMELEKVDPAAIADRCRAAGIGVVTSTVVDAAHDPSAEDAAVRAAGRDYLLACVEAAAAMGAPVMTGVIYSAMGGRLDRRPTRDDMARSAEVLRGVAERAQELGVVLGIEAVNRYETYLVNTAAQALELVELIDRPAAAVHLDAYHMNLEETSFETATASVVDRLCHYHLSESHRGTPGTGTVDWAGIMRALVAGGYRGYVGLEAFEEISDAMRSGTCIWRDLAPSSDELVRDGLAFLKGLEARTRAELATAAG is encoded by the coding sequence ATGACCGACGGCCTGTCCTACGCCGTGCACGCCTACGCGTGGACGTCGAGCTGGAGCAGCGACGACCTGCCGCTCGTCGACCACGCGGCCGAGCTCGGCCTCGACGCGATCGAGATCCCGCTCATGGAGCTCGAGAAGGTCGACCCGGCGGCCATCGCCGACCGCTGCCGGGCCGCCGGCATCGGCGTCGTCACGTCGACGGTGGTGGACGCCGCGCACGACCCCAGCGCGGAGGACGCCGCGGTGCGCGCCGCCGGCCGGGACTACCTGCTCGCGTGCGTCGAGGCGGCCGCCGCGATGGGCGCGCCGGTCATGACCGGCGTGATCTACTCGGCGATGGGCGGACGGCTGGACCGCCGCCCGACGCGCGACGACATGGCCCGCAGCGCCGAGGTGCTGCGCGGGGTCGCGGAGCGTGCGCAGGAGCTCGGCGTGGTCCTCGGGATCGAGGCGGTCAACCGCTACGAGACGTACCTCGTCAACACCGCCGCGCAGGCGCTCGAGCTCGTCGAGCTGATCGACCGTCCCGCCGCGGCGGTGCACCTCGACGCCTACCACATGAACCTGGAGGAGACGAGCTTCGAGACCGCCACGGCGTCGGTCGTCGACCGCCTCTGCCACTACCACCTGTCCGAGAGCCACCGCGGCACGCCGGGCACGGGCACCGTCGACTGGGCGGGCATCATGCGCGCGCTCGTCGCCGGCGGCTACCGCGGCTACGTCGGCCTGGAGGCGTTCGAGGAGATCTCGGACGCCATGCGCAGCGGCACCTGCATCTGGCGCGACCTGGCGCCGAGCTCGGACGAGCTCGTCCGCGACGGCCTCGCGTTCCTGAAGGGCCTGGAGGCGCGCACGCGCGCGGAGCTCGCCACCGCGGCGGGCTGA
- a CDS encoding bifunctional 4-hydroxy-2-oxoglutarate aldolase/2-dehydro-3-deoxy-phosphogluconate aldolase, with translation MTTDHTAALARLADAAVVAVVRAPGAEEAVRLSAALLAGGITAIELTFTTPGAEDALARVRAEHGDELLLGAGTVRTPAQLAAALDAGADFLVTPHFDPELFAAMQGSGRLVLPGTFTPSEVARALDAGADVVKLFPASLGGPRHLRALRGPFPELRVVPTGGIDAPDIAAWLAAGALAVGAGSELTPSALVADGRWDELTARARTFAEAARAARAPVEA, from the coding sequence ATGACCACCGACCACACCGCCGCCCTCGCGCGGCTCGCCGACGCGGCCGTCGTCGCCGTCGTCCGCGCGCCGGGCGCCGAGGAGGCCGTCCGGCTGTCCGCCGCGCTGCTCGCGGGCGGCATCACCGCCATCGAGCTGACGTTCACCACGCCCGGGGCCGAGGACGCCCTCGCCCGCGTGCGCGCCGAGCACGGCGACGAGCTGCTGCTCGGCGCCGGCACGGTCCGCACCCCGGCGCAGCTGGCCGCGGCGCTCGACGCGGGCGCCGACTTCCTCGTCACGCCGCACTTCGACCCCGAGCTGTTCGCGGCGATGCAGGGCAGCGGCCGCCTCGTGCTGCCGGGGACGTTCACGCCGAGCGAGGTGGCGCGCGCGCTCGACGCCGGCGCCGACGTCGTCAAGCTCTTCCCCGCGTCGCTCGGCGGCCCCCGGCACCTGCGCGCCCTGCGCGGACCGTTCCCCGAGCTGCGGGTCGTGCCGACCGGCGGCATCGACGCGCCCGACATCGCGGCGTGGCTGGCCGCCGGCGCGCTCGCGGTGGGGGCGGGGAGCGAGCTGACGCCGTCGGCGCTCGTCGCGGACGGGCGCTGGGACGAGCTGACCGCCCGCGCCCGCACGTTCGCCGAGGCCGCCCGCGCGGCGCGCGCGCCGGTGGAGGCCTGA